In the genome of Oncorhynchus clarkii lewisi isolate Uvic-CL-2024 chromosome 4, UVic_Ocla_1.0, whole genome shotgun sequence, one region contains:
- the LOC139407541 gene encoding transmembrane protein 178B-like, whose translation MSAMRTLTVAGLFLSFCALGLIAVAICTDNWYETDARRHKERCKNYSNKRNDPGFIYISNQNLPLRMLPKENNVERKGSSGGVLLRAKRHFLPPAPAMESLCSRQYNSTISGLWRKCHREGFDLETEDLIFKGLVQRCVPIKYYYSSLALPRHLSINITKTIGQDEWHALHLQRMTASFIGMAVSIILFGWVIGALGCCQQHDLMQYVAGLLFLMGGTCCIISLCTCVSGINFQLSRYPRYMYGIPEDISHGYGWSMFCAWGGLGLTLLAGFLCTLAPSLYPPVPHTMVERPQRKPRHENGCV comes from the exons ATGTCTGCTATGAGGACATTGACGGTGGCGGGACTGTTTTTGTCTTTTTGCGCTCTGGGGCTCATAGCAGTCGCAATATGTACTGACAATTGGTACGAGACGGATGCGAGGAGGCACAAGGAACGTTGTAAGAATTATTCCAACAAAAGAAACGACCCTGGATTCATCTATATCTCCAACCAGAATCTCCCACTACGTATGTTACCGAAGGAGAATAACGTGGAGAGGAAGGGGTCGAGTGGGGGAGTTCTCCTGCGGGCTAAGCGGCACTTTTTGCCCCCTGCCCCGGCCATGGAGTCTCTCTGCAGTCGGCAGTACAACTCCACCATCTCCGGGCTGTGGAGGAAATGCCATCGAGAGGGATTCGACCTGGAGACAGAGGATCTTATCTTTAAAG GTTTGGTTCAACGCTGCGTACCGATAAAATACTACTACTCTTCTTTAGCCCTCCCCAGACATCTGAGCATCAATATAACCAAGACTATTGGTCAGGATGAGTGGCACGCACTCC ACCTGCAGAGAATGACAGCCAGCTTCATCGGCATGGCGGTGTCCATCATCCTGTTCGGCTGGGTGATCGGAGCTCTGGGCTGCTGTCAGCAGCATGACCTGATGCAGTACGTAGCTGGACTCCTGTTTCTCATGGGAG GAACGTGCTGTATCATCTCTCTGTGTACATGTGTATCAGGGATCAACTTCCAACTGTCCCGTTATCCTCGCTACATGTATGGGATACCAGAGGACATCAGTCACGGATACGGTTGGTCCATGTTCTGCGCATGGGGGGGCCTAGGTCTCACCCTATTGGCCGGCTTCCTGTGCACCCTGGCTCCTTCCCTATACCCCCCTGTCCCTCACACCATGGTAGAGAGGCCGCAACGCAAGCCCCGACACGAGAACGGCTGTGTGTGA
- the LOC139406343 gene encoding transcription factor PU.1-like — MHMMESYIISSASEEIISYEPENYRSPVEIYSYLTNVGELHDENGWDYHSDRGMHQSDLLDTSSQESHLTELQSVHSQQLLHPYRYPDTDTLHLPLVDPGLGPLTLTSQMPYCSRTVYYHQQAPVSPSRYCSEEEGPGGHSPTLEVSEGEEDYGDHIPSGGDSSSKRKIRLYQFLLDLLKKGDMKDSVWWVEREKGIFQFSSKHKETLANRWGMQKGNRKKMTYQKMARALRNYGKTGEIKKVKKKLTYQFSSEVLRKVSTTERRHFPH; from the exons ATGCATATGATGGAAAGCTACATCATATCATCT GCATCCGAAGAAATAATCTCATATGAACCCGAGAATTATAGATCACCAGTAGAGATATACTCGTATCTCACCAATGTTGGAGAACTTCACGACG AAAACGGTTGGGACTACCACTCTGACAGAGGCATGCACCAGAGTGACTTGTTGGACACTTCCTCACAAGAGAGTcacctgacagagctccagagtgtccattcccaacaacTCCTCCACCCCTATCGCTACCCCGATACCGACACCCTCCATCTGCCACTAGTAGACCCAGGACTgggacccctaaccctaacctcacag ATGCCTTATTGCAGCCGTACAGTGTATTACCATCAGCAGGCTCCCGTGTCCCCTAGCCGCTACTGCTCAGAGGAAGAGGGACCTGGGGGCCACAGCCCCACCCTGGAGGTgtctgagggagaggaggactacgGAGACCATATCCCCTCTGGGGGAGACTCCA GTAGCAAGAGGAAGATCCGGCTGTACCAGTTCCTCCTGGATCTGCTGAAGAAAGGAGACATGAAGGATAGCGTGTGGTgggtggaaagagagaaaggtaTCTTCCAGTTCTCTTCTAAACACAAGGAGACTCTGGCCAATCGATGGGGCATGCAAAAAGGAAACAGGAAGAAGATGACCTATCAGAAGATGGCCAGGGCCCTGCGGAACTACGGCAAGACGGGAGAAATCAAAAAAGTCAAGAAGAAACTGACCTACCAGTTCAGTTCAGAGGTACTGAGGAAAGTCTCAACTACAGAGAGGAGGCACTTCCCTCACTAA